In Mastigocladopsis repens PCC 10914, a single window of DNA contains:
- a CDS encoding arsinothricin resistance N-acetyltransferase ArsN1 family B, translating into MSSIIRLATEQDTEQVLEIYAPFCGDSPVSFEVQPPTLDEMQQRIAKVLQKLPWLVCERYGKVVGYVYAAPHRERAAYQWGVDVSVYIHEAVRCSGIGRALYTSLFEVLVLQGYYSAYAGVTLPNLGSQRLHEVMGFQLIGIYRDVGYKCGAWHDVGWFELSLQPRVLNPKPPIDINALRDSLELQYALTSGIHFLKLT; encoded by the coding sequence ATGTCATCCATCATCAGGCTTGCCACTGAACAGGATACCGAGCAAGTTTTGGAAATTTACGCCCCCTTCTGCGGCGATTCACCTGTGTCTTTTGAGGTTCAGCCACCAACCCTAGATGAAATGCAGCAGCGCATCGCAAAAGTTCTACAAAAGTTGCCTTGGCTGGTATGCGAGCGTTATGGTAAAGTTGTAGGATATGTTTATGCTGCGCCTCACAGAGAGCGAGCTGCCTACCAGTGGGGTGTTGATGTCTCTGTTTACATCCATGAAGCAGTGCGTTGTTCAGGCATAGGACGAGCATTATACACATCGCTGTTTGAAGTTTTAGTGCTTCAGGGTTATTACAGCGCCTACGCAGGTGTGACTCTGCCAAACCTAGGTAGTCAGAGGCTTCATGAAGTGATGGGATTTCAGCTGATTGGCATCTATCGAGATGTCGGATATAAGTGTGGTGCGTGGCATGATGTAGGGTGGTTTGAGCTATCCCTGCAACCACGAGTACTCAATCCCAAGCCTCCCATTGACATCAACGCCTTGCGCGATAGCTTGGAATTACAATACGCCTTGACAAGCGGTATACACTTCCTAAAGCTTACTTAG
- the mutL gene encoding DNA mismatch repair endonuclease MutL yields MMSTIQALPAEVVHLITAGEVIDCLASVVRELVENSLDAGATRIVVSLWPQQWRVRVADNGCGMTQDDMHKAATAHSTSKIRHCADLWKITSLGFRGEALHSLTTLADLEILSRPRGGDCGWRVVYGYAGEAAYVEAAAIAPGTVVTVSNLFGNCSGRREALPTLAQQMKAVQATIQKTALCHPHVTWQVWQNDREWFTLSPAASIGQLLPQILHQVKEADLQELKLEIPNPQNSGLRTQDSELRIQDSGLRTQDSGLHLVIGLPDRCHRHRPDWLRVAVNGRMVKSSELEQTILSAFHRTLPRDRYPVCFLHLFISPEHINWNRNPAKTEIYLNQLSYWQEKITQAIEQALRINSTSIKDSVHTTRVSKLLKAAEEKSGYNVNRSIPSEEQKTHTETLSATSLQLKAVAQVNNTYIVVEHPGGLWLVEQHIAHERVLYEQLCDNWKILPIEPPVILYQLSSVQVSQLQHIGLDIEPFGEQLWAVRSVPALLQQRDDCADAILELSWGGDLQVAQVAVACRSAIRNGTPLSLQEMQTLLEQWQRTRNPRTCPHGRPIYLSLEESALARFFKRHWVIGKSHGI; encoded by the coding sequence ATGATGTCAACTATTCAAGCTTTACCAGCAGAAGTCGTACATCTGATTACAGCCGGAGAGGTCATTGACTGTTTAGCCTCTGTGGTGCGGGAATTGGTAGAAAATTCCCTAGATGCAGGTGCGACACGGATTGTCGTTTCCTTATGGCCCCAACAATGGCGTGTACGCGTGGCAGATAATGGCTGTGGAATGACCCAAGATGATATGCACAAAGCAGCAACGGCACACAGTACCAGTAAAATTCGCCATTGTGCAGATTTATGGAAAATTACCAGTTTGGGGTTTCGTGGAGAGGCGTTGCATAGTTTGACGACTCTAGCAGATTTAGAAATATTGAGTCGTCCACGAGGTGGAGATTGTGGTTGGCGAGTTGTTTATGGCTACGCTGGGGAAGCAGCGTACGTAGAAGCAGCTGCGATCGCTCCTGGTACAGTGGTGACAGTCTCGAATCTGTTTGGAAATTGTTCAGGTCGTCGGGAGGCGTTGCCAACATTAGCACAGCAAATGAAAGCAGTGCAAGCAACGATTCAAAAAACGGCGTTATGTCATCCCCATGTTACCTGGCAAGTTTGGCAAAATGACCGGGAATGGTTTACCCTCAGTCCTGCCGCCTCCATAGGACAACTGCTACCCCAGATTCTACATCAGGTCAAAGAAGCTGACTTACAAGAGTTGAAATTAGAAATACCTAATCCTCAGAACTCAGGACTCAGGACTCAGGACTCAGAACTCAGAATTCAGGACTCAGGACTCAGAACTCAGGACTCAGGACTACATTTGGTGATAGGATTACCTGACCGTTGTCATCGCCATCGTCCAGACTGGCTGCGGGTTGCTGTAAACGGACGGATGGTAAAATCGTCGGAATTAGAGCAAACTATCCTGTCAGCATTTCATCGGACATTACCGCGCGATCGCTATCCAGTGTGTTTTCTACATCTATTCATTTCCCCTGAGCATATAAACTGGAACCGCAACCCAGCAAAAACAGAAATTTATCTTAACCAACTCAGTTACTGGCAAGAAAAAATTACCCAGGCAATTGAGCAAGCACTCCGCATCAATTCTACGTCTATCAAAGACTCAGTCCATACAACACGAGTCAGTAAATTACTCAAAGCCGCAGAAGAAAAAAGCGGATACAATGTCAATCGTTCCATTCCCAGTGAAGAACAGAAAACGCATACAGAGACCTTGTCTGCAACATCTCTACAACTAAAAGCAGTCGCTCAAGTCAATAACACTTACATTGTGGTAGAACATCCAGGCGGACTGTGGCTAGTGGAACAGCACATTGCCCATGAGCGAGTTTTATACGAGCAATTGTGCGACAATTGGAAGATTCTCCCAATCGAACCTCCAGTCATTCTGTATCAACTATCTTCAGTGCAAGTATCGCAACTGCAACACATTGGTTTGGATATAGAACCTTTTGGCGAACAACTTTGGGCAGTTCGCAGCGTACCCGCACTTCTACAACAGCGAGACGACTGTGCAGATGCCATTTTAGAACTCAGTTGGGGAGGAGACTTGCAAGTAGCGCAAGTAGCCGTTGCCTGTCGTAGTGCCATTCGCAATGGTACACCCTTAAGCTTGCAAGAAATGCAAACACTCCTAGAGCAATGGCAACGCACGCGCAACCCCCGCACCTGTCCCCACGGACGCCCAATTTATCTATCTTTGGAAGAGTCTGCTTTAGCCCGTTTTTTCAAGCGTCATTGGGTCATTGGGAAAAGTCACGGTATCTAA
- a CDS encoding RNA polymerase sigma factor, RpoD/SigA family, giving the protein MATVNTQTENLNAKFTADMVRTYLREIGRVPLLTREQEIVYGKQVQQMMTLLDAKDALAKKMRQEPTLQEWATHVRKSETEVKQIVHQGKRAKQKMIEANLRLVVAIAKKYQKRNMEFLDLIQEGTLGLERGVEKFDPMRGYKFSTYAYWWIRQAITRAIAQQGRTIRLPIHITEKLNKIKKVQRELAQQLGRSPSPAEIAKELELEPAQIREYLNMARQPVSLDVKVGDNQDTELQEMLEDEGPSPEYYMTQEFLRQDLNNMLAELTPQQREVLALRFGLMDGNEMSLAKVGERLNLSRERVRQLEHQALAHLRRRRANVKEYVAS; this is encoded by the coding sequence ATGGCTACTGTTAACACCCAAACCGAAAACCTTAACGCCAAGTTCACGGCTGATATGGTGCGAACCTATCTGCGCGAGATTGGTCGTGTACCGCTGCTAACCCGTGAGCAAGAGATTGTCTATGGGAAGCAGGTACAACAAATGATGACGCTCCTGGACGCCAAGGACGCTTTGGCGAAGAAAATGCGCCAGGAACCAACGTTACAAGAGTGGGCTACTCATGTTCGCAAATCTGAGACTGAGGTCAAACAGATAGTACACCAAGGCAAACGGGCAAAGCAGAAGATGATTGAAGCAAATTTGCGCTTGGTTGTCGCCATTGCCAAGAAGTATCAGAAGCGAAACATGGAGTTTCTGGATCTTATTCAGGAGGGAACTCTAGGATTAGAGCGGGGTGTGGAGAAATTCGACCCTATGCGGGGTTATAAGTTCTCTACCTACGCTTACTGGTGGATTCGTCAAGCAATTACAAGGGCGATCGCTCAACAAGGTCGTACCATTCGCTTACCTATCCACATTACTGAGAAGCTGAACAAAATCAAAAAAGTGCAGCGTGAACTGGCTCAACAGTTGGGAAGGTCCCCCTCTCCCGCTGAAATTGCCAAAGAACTTGAGTTAGAACCAGCACAGATCCGCGAATACCTGAACATGGCTCGTCAGCCAGTCTCCTTGGACGTAAAAGTTGGGGATAACCAAGATACCGAACTGCAAGAAATGCTCGAAGATGAAGGACCATCACCAGAGTATTACATGACGCAGGAATTCTTGCGCCAAGACTTGAACAATATGTTGGCAGAACTCACCCCTCAACAGAGAGAAGTTTTAGCCCTACGCTTTGGTTTAATGGATGGTAACGAAATGTCTTTGGCAAAAGTTGGCGAACGCTTGAACCTGAGCCGCGAACGTGTCCGTCAGTTAGAGCATCAGGCTCTTGCTCATCTGCGTCGTCGTCGTGCCAACGTGAAAGAGTACGTTGCTAGCTAA